A region of Sulfuricella denitrificans skB26 DNA encodes the following proteins:
- a CDS encoding chromate resistance protein ChrB domain-containing protein: MKSAFNSEKWLALVVSLPTANATLRMRVWRAMKGLGCAVLRDGVYLLPAGRGLRQALRMHAEDIKQGGGSAYLLNVSNPSAEEKSDFQGLFDRSEDYFKLMGQVTKFKAAIGSIDAAAGRRQIKALWRDFEALVALDYFSSRGKVEADALLTEAESLFLASLSADEPKAVPGSVTLRDAADYQGRFWATRRHLWVDRMASAWLIRRFIDPEARFLWLEQPEDCPEDALGFDFDGAEFTHVGQQVTFEVLLASFGLEADQALMKLGTLVHCLDVGGMPMAEAAGLEMVLGGLRVSQQDDDALLSAAGGVFDGIYLNFKTGESR, encoded by the coding sequence GTGAAATCTGCGTTTAACTCAGAGAAATGGTTGGCCCTGGTGGTCAGCCTGCCGACAGCCAATGCCACCCTGCGCATGCGGGTGTGGCGCGCCATGAAGGGGCTGGGCTGCGCCGTGCTGCGCGATGGCGTTTATCTGCTCCCGGCTGGACGGGGGCTGCGGCAGGCACTTCGCATGCATGCCGAAGACATCAAGCAGGGCGGCGGTAGTGCCTATCTGTTGAATGTCTCTAATCCCTCTGCCGAGGAGAAGAGCGATTTTCAGGGGCTGTTCGACCGCAGCGAAGACTATTTCAAACTGATGGGGCAGGTGACTAAATTCAAAGCCGCCATTGGCAGCATCGATGCTGCCGCCGGGCGGCGTCAGATCAAGGCATTGTGGCGGGATTTCGAGGCGCTGGTGGCGCTGGATTATTTTTCCAGCCGGGGCAAGGTCGAAGCTGATGCCCTGCTGACTGAAGCAGAATCCCTGTTTCTGGCCAGTTTGTCTGCCGACGAGCCCAAAGCAGTGCCGGGCAGCGTCACCCTGCGCGACGCGGCGGACTATCAGGGGCGCTTCTGGGCAACCCGCCGGCATTTGTGGGTGGATCGCATGGCCAGCGCCTGGTTGATTCGCCGCTTTATCGATCCGGAAGCGCGCTTCCTGTGGCTGGAACAGCCGGAAGACTGCCCTGAGGATGCCCTGGGTTTTGACTTTGACGGCGCCGAGTTCACCCATGTCGGCCAGCAGGTGACGTTCGAGGTGCTGCTGGCGAGTTTCGGGCTGGAAGCCGACCAAGCGCTGATGAAGCTGGGTACGCTGGTTCACTGTCTCGATGTGGGCGGCATGCCGATGGCGGAAGCGGCGGGGCTGGAAATGGTGCTGGGTGGGTTGCGCGTCAGCCAGCAGGATGATGATGCGCTGCTCTCAGCTGCAGGGGGTGTTTTCGACGGGATATATCTAAATTTTAAAACAGGAGAATCAAGATGA
- a CDS encoding SulP family inorganic anion transporter, with amino-acid sequence MSLSLDNCPSCKLWLYRVFPFLRWWPMVNKDSNKADIIAGITGAMIVLPQGVAFATIAGMPPEYGLYAAMVPAIIAALFGSSWHLVSGPTTAISIAVFAAMSPFADPGSPQFVSMVLTLTFLTGVFQLALGLARMGVLVNFISHTVVIGFTAGAALLIAASQVKSFFGIAIERGAHFHVVLEQLIMQFDHLNPYVTTVGAVTLATGILARKFIPKVPYMIVAMVVGSIVAFLINLEFGVELTKIKTVGALPAHLPPLSLPDFSYATIHKVVFPALVVTMLALTEAVSISRAIATKSEQRIDGNQEFVGQGLANLIGSFFSGYASAGSFNRSGVNYASGAQTPLATVYAAIFLVLILLLVAPLASYLPNAAMAGILFLVAWSLIDFHHIRSIGKTSKAETVVLWVTLIGTLVDLEKGIFFGILLSLTLYLYRVSRPSLIPEVPAKEEGAYHLMDAHGHHECPQFRIVRINGSIFFGAVDYVQNGLTQIDEANPDQKSVMIIASGINFIDVAGAEMLAQEARRRRKLGGGLYFYRCKDSIYKFLRKSDKLDDIGAGAFFPAMSNWIKPIYSTLNPEICRNCKYRIFPECQTYLPDGEPRTTDA; translated from the coding sequence ATGAGCCTCTCACTAGACAACTGCCCCTCCTGCAAACTCTGGCTGTACCGCGTATTCCCCTTCCTGCGCTGGTGGCCCATGGTCAACAAGGACTCCAACAAGGCCGACATAATTGCCGGCATTACCGGCGCCATGATCGTGCTGCCGCAGGGCGTGGCCTTCGCCACTATCGCTGGCATGCCGCCCGAATACGGCCTCTACGCCGCCATGGTGCCGGCCATCATCGCCGCCCTGTTCGGATCGAGCTGGCATCTGGTTTCAGGGCCAACCACTGCCATCTCGATCGCGGTATTTGCCGCCATGAGCCCTTTTGCCGACCCAGGATCACCCCAGTTTGTCAGCATGGTGCTCACCCTCACCTTCCTCACCGGCGTATTCCAGCTTGCGCTGGGTCTGGCACGCATGGGGGTACTGGTCAACTTCATTTCCCACACCGTGGTGATCGGCTTTACCGCAGGTGCAGCATTGCTGATCGCGGCGAGCCAGGTGAAGAGCTTTTTTGGAATTGCCATCGAGCGCGGCGCACACTTCCATGTTGTGCTCGAACAGCTGATTATGCAGTTTGACCACCTCAACCCCTATGTCACAACAGTCGGCGCGGTCACGCTGGCAACCGGCATTCTGGCCAGGAAATTTATCCCCAAAGTCCCCTATATGATCGTCGCCATGGTGGTAGGTAGCATCGTAGCTTTTCTTATCAACTTGGAATTCGGCGTCGAACTCACCAAGATCAAGACGGTGGGCGCGCTGCCGGCCCATCTGCCGCCGCTGTCGCTACCCGATTTTTCCTATGCAACCATCCACAAGGTGGTGTTCCCGGCGCTGGTGGTCACCATGCTGGCGCTAACTGAAGCGGTTTCCATTTCCCGCGCTATTGCCACCAAATCAGAACAGCGCATCGATGGCAACCAGGAATTTGTCGGCCAGGGACTGGCTAACTTGATCGGCAGCTTTTTCTCCGGCTATGCTTCTGCCGGCTCCTTCAACCGCAGCGGCGTCAACTACGCTTCTGGCGCGCAGACCCCGCTGGCAACGGTTTACGCCGCAATTTTCCTGGTACTGATCCTGCTGCTGGTCGCGCCGCTCGCCTCTTACCTGCCAAACGCTGCCATGGCCGGCATCCTGTTTCTGGTTGCATGGAGCCTGATCGATTTTCACCACATCCGCTCCATCGGCAAAACCAGCAAGGCTGAAACCGTGGTGTTGTGGGTGACCCTGATCGGCACCCTGGTTGACCTGGAAAAGGGCATTTTCTTCGGCATCCTGCTCTCACTTACGCTCTACCTGTATCGCGTTTCGCGCCCTTCTCTTATCCCAGAGGTACCGGCCAAGGAAGAAGGCGCCTACCACCTCATGGATGCCCACGGCCATCACGAATGCCCCCAGTTCCGCATTGTGCGCATCAACGGATCCATCTTCTTCGGCGCGGTGGACTATGTGCAGAATGGCTTGACCCAGATCGACGAAGCTAACCCGGATCAAAAATCGGTGATGATCATCGCCAGCGGCATCAATTTCATCGACGTGGCGGGCGCGGAAATGCTGGCCCAGGAAGCGCGCCGCCGGCGCAAACTGGGTGGCGGCCTGTATTTCTATCGCTGCAAGGATTCCATCTACAAATTCCTGCGCAAATCCGACAAGCTGGATGACATCGGCGCGGGCGCCTTCTTCCCCGCCATGTCGAACTGGATCAAGCCGATCTACAGCACCCTCAACCCGGAAATATGCCGCAACTGCAAATACCGCATTTTCCCTGAGTGCCAAACCTATTTGCCCGACGGGGAGCCGAGAACGACAGACGCTTAA
- a CDS encoding citrate transporter, with amino-acid sequence MDKRWTWVILGLLPALAHAAEGPVILGIPLDFILFAATLLGVALFHHHTLSVALTGLFVISLYKIGFTGFNEGAGVLGWLVHMQHEWVVLTNLLGLLLGFAILARHFEDSSVPHVLPRFLPDDWKGAFVLLVMVFVMSAFLDNIAAALIGGTVAASVFNRRVHIGYLAAIVAASNAGGSGSVVGDTTTTMMWIDGVAPFDVIHAYAAAIPALILFGFFAARQQHAYQPIQKDASAGVKVDWARLGIVVWILVAAIATNVMINTRFPESSDAFPFIGAAVWVAILLAIPLRKPEWSLLPDATKGSVFLLSLVVCASMMPVEKLPVASWESAFGLGFVSSVFDNIPLTALALKQGGYDWGVLAYAVGFGGSMIWFGSSAGVALSNLFPEVRSVGSWLKNGWHIALGYIIGFFIMLALAGWHPHAPHKASVPTIQSGTQVH; translated from the coding sequence ATGGACAAACGCTGGACCTGGGTCATCCTCGGCCTGCTCCCGGCCCTGGCCCACGCCGCTGAAGGGCCAGTCATACTGGGCATTCCGCTGGACTTTATCCTGTTTGCAGCCACTCTTCTCGGTGTGGCTCTATTCCACCATCACACGCTGAGTGTGGCTCTCACCGGCCTTTTCGTGATTTCGCTGTACAAAATCGGTTTTACCGGCTTCAACGAGGGCGCGGGTGTGCTGGGTTGGCTAGTGCATATGCAACATGAATGGGTGGTGCTGACCAACCTGCTCGGCCTGCTCCTCGGATTTGCGATTCTTGCCCGTCATTTCGAGGACAGTAGTGTGCCACACGTTCTGCCGCGCTTTCTGCCGGACGACTGGAAAGGCGCCTTTGTGCTGCTGGTGATGGTGTTCGTGATGTCCGCATTTCTCGATAACATCGCCGCCGCACTGATCGGTGGTACTGTGGCAGCCAGCGTATTCAATCGCCGCGTACACATCGGCTACCTCGCCGCCATCGTCGCCGCCTCCAACGCCGGGGGTTCCGGCAGCGTGGTGGGCGACACCACTACCACCATGATGTGGATCGACGGCGTGGCTCCTTTCGATGTCATACACGCCTATGCGGCGGCCATTCCTGCATTGATCCTGTTCGGCTTCTTCGCCGCACGCCAGCAACATGCCTACCAGCCGATCCAGAAGGACGCCAGCGCGGGGGTTAAAGTGGACTGGGCACGGCTAGGCATCGTAGTCTGGATACTGGTCGCTGCGATTGCTACCAATGTCATGATCAACACCCGGTTCCCGGAATCCTCTGATGCTTTCCCGTTCATTGGCGCAGCGGTGTGGGTGGCGATTCTGCTGGCAATACCATTGCGCAAACCCGAATGGAGTCTGCTGCCGGATGCGACCAAGGGCAGCGTGTTCCTGCTCTCACTGGTGGTCTGCGCTTCGATGATGCCGGTGGAAAAGCTGCCTGTTGCCTCGTGGGAATCCGCTTTCGGTCTGGGCTTCGTTTCTTCAGTATTTGACAATATTCCCCTCACTGCCCTGGCGCTGAAGCAGGGGGGATATGACTGGGGAGTGCTGGCCTATGCGGTGGGTTTCGGGGGGTCGATGATCTGGTTTGGCTCGTCGGCTGGCGTAGCCCTTTCTAACCTGTTTCCCGAGGTCAGGTCGGTTGGCTCCTGGCTAAAAAATGGCTGGCACATCGCGCTGGGTTATATCATCGGCTTCTTCATCATGCTCGCCCTGGCAGGCTGGCATCCACACGCGCCGCACAAGGCGTCCGTGCCCACCATTCAGAGTGGCACGCAGGTGCATTAA
- a CDS encoding universal stress protein: protein MGYKILLPIDGSEGSSNAARHLAHIASMLQGAEVHLLNVQPPGDDWMVRRMIKTEELATLEKEWGEAAIAPARSILNAAGISCQAHIVQGEVATTIARLAQELGCDQIMMGTRGRSALGDLFLGSVAIKVLHLSSMPVTLVK from the coding sequence ATGGGCTACAAGATACTGCTTCCCATCGACGGCTCGGAAGGATCGTCGAATGCCGCGCGCCATCTTGCTCACATCGCCAGTATGTTACAGGGTGCCGAAGTGCATTTGCTGAATGTACAACCCCCCGGCGACGATTGGATGGTACGGCGCATGATTAAGACAGAGGAACTTGCTACGTTGGAAAAAGAGTGGGGCGAAGCGGCCATCGCTCCAGCTCGCAGCATCCTGAATGCTGCTGGTATTTCTTGCCAAGCCCACATCGTGCAGGGCGAAGTGGCTACGACCATTGCGCGCCTCGCCCAGGAACTTGGCTGCGACCAGATCATGATGGGCACACGGGGCCGCTCCGCGCTGGGCGATCTGTTCCTTGGCTCGGTTGCCATCAAGGTGTTGCATCTTTCCAGTATGCCGGTCACTTTGGTCAAATAA
- a CDS encoding tetratricopeptide repeat protein produces the protein MHFLLATLLTLSVFFPSPSHAMTPAETILITNAAERGSDGAQLLLGIEYLYGDGGKPKDAKLAAHWLELAGEQNNAAAQQMLGDLYERGLGVPRNLTLSAAWRKKAATRGSTDAQFALGKMYLSGEGVEMNPEQAERWLKRAAKKGNFEARILLIKIYQSRTSHLLESREYELEENLLADAALESYQSGVEFMQFMEKTINEFIEVFHEPSINLQKLAEAGDVKSQYRLATQYESGHGEKLDYGKALYWFQKAAKNGNIMAMKSLAHIYEKGIDGVTPDRKTAEYWTEKAKAAQNQ, from the coding sequence ATGCATTTTCTCCTGGCCACACTACTGACACTATCGGTGTTTTTTCCCTCTCCGTCCCATGCCATGACACCGGCAGAAACCATCCTGATTACCAACGCCGCCGAACGTGGAAGCGATGGCGCTCAATTACTGCTCGGAATCGAGTATCTATACGGTGATGGCGGCAAACCCAAAGATGCAAAACTCGCAGCCCACTGGCTGGAACTCGCCGGGGAACAAAACAATGCGGCCGCCCAGCAAATGCTTGGCGACCTTTACGAACGCGGTCTTGGCGTCCCCAGGAACCTGACATTGAGCGCAGCGTGGCGGAAGAAGGCTGCCACCCGCGGCAGCACCGACGCTCAATTTGCCCTCGGGAAAATGTATCTTTCCGGCGAGGGTGTTGAAATGAACCCGGAACAAGCCGAACGCTGGCTCAAACGCGCGGCTAAAAAAGGCAACTTCGAGGCTCGGATTCTTCTTATCAAAATTTACCAATCACGCACCTCCCATCTGCTTGAGTCGCGCGAATACGAATTGGAGGAAAATTTATTGGCGGACGCCGCACTAGAGAGTTACCAATCCGGCGTTGAATTCATGCAATTCATGGAAAAAACCATCAACGAATTTATCGAGGTTTTCCATGAACCATCGATCAATCTGCAAAAACTGGCCGAGGCAGGCGATGTCAAAAGCCAATATCGGCTAGCTACCCAATATGAAAGTGGCCATGGCGAAAAGCTGGACTATGGCAAAGCGTTATACTGGTTTCAAAAAGCAGCGAAAAATGGGAACATTATGGCCATGAAAAGCCTCGCTCACATCTATGAAAAGGGAATCGATGGCGTGACACCAGATCGAAAAACCGCTGAATATTGGACCGAAAAAGCCAAAGCAGCACAAAATCAATAA
- a CDS encoding SulP family inorganic anion transporter — protein MHQLARFLPFLRWFPLRGENIKADLIAGITVALVLIPQSMAYAQLAGLPPYYGLYAAFLPGIIAALWGSSAQLATGPVAVVSLLTASALAPLAATGSSQFVALAIMMALMVGIIQLALGVFKLGVVVNFLSHPVIVGFTNAAAIIIGLSQLNKLFGVSMGRSEHFIQDIWGVLQQVGDTHIPTLIMGVSAFAIMWGLKKFAPKMPGVLIAVALTTIVSWSIGFEHNSNGKVDEIMDEDVKTLANNFSRIEITNDELNSKLSEKSAELKQHQKSHEGGSQRTAALNYEIELLRLELKNTEGENRKLARSLRKFIFEQVPPANGQPAKLYLTNQVPAGEKTDGYRWRIKKFSKGELKLVGGGEVVGAIPAGLPQLSMPSFSWDMMSTLFSGALVISLVGFMEAISIAKAMAAKTKDRIDPNQELIGQGLGNIIGSFSQAFPASGSFSRSAVNLNAGAQTGMSSVFSGIIVLVTLLFLTPLLYHLPQAVLAAVIMMAVIGLVNFKAIKHAWQTHKHDGIASAVTFLATLAFAPHLDNGIMVGAGLSIILYLYRTMSPRVAILGRYQDGTLRDAKANNLPVSDYIIAIRYDGSLYFANVPYFEDTLLEAVSKSPCAKHLLIVSNGINQLDASGDEVIHHMVERFRSNGIRVVFSGLKKQVLNVMQHSGLFVYIGQENIFPDEDKALDSIYAEVLETDPNAQCRLMKDHHIGGADGVKTWL, from the coding sequence ATGCATCAGCTAGCACGCTTTCTTCCATTCCTGCGCTGGTTTCCTCTGCGCGGTGAAAATATCAAGGCCGACCTGATCGCCGGCATCACTGTCGCCCTGGTACTGATTCCCCAGTCCATGGCCTACGCCCAGCTTGCCGGCCTGCCACCCTACTACGGACTTTACGCAGCTTTCCTGCCCGGCATCATCGCCGCCCTGTGGGGCTCGTCAGCGCAACTGGCCACCGGCCCGGTTGCGGTGGTCTCGTTGCTGACTGCATCCGCTCTTGCTCCGCTGGCAGCTACCGGCTCCAGCCAGTTCGTCGCGCTGGCGATCATGATGGCACTGATGGTCGGCATCATCCAGCTCGCCTTAGGCGTGTTCAAACTCGGGGTGGTAGTGAATTTTCTTTCCCACCCGGTCATAGTCGGTTTCACCAACGCCGCCGCCATCATCATCGGTCTTTCCCAGCTCAACAAGCTGTTCGGGGTCTCGATGGGTCGCAGCGAACATTTTATCCAGGATATCTGGGGTGTACTGCAACAGGTCGGCGACACCCACATTCCAACATTGATCATGGGAGTTTCAGCCTTCGCCATCATGTGGGGGCTAAAAAAATTCGCCCCTAAAATGCCCGGCGTATTGATTGCCGTTGCCCTCACCACCATCGTCAGCTGGTCGATCGGCTTCGAGCACAACAGCAACGGCAAGGTCGATGAAATCATGGACGAAGATGTCAAAACGCTGGCCAATAATTTTTCCCGTATCGAAATAACAAATGACGAACTGAACAGCAAACTCAGCGAAAAATCTGCTGAACTCAAACAACATCAAAAGAGCCATGAAGGCGGCAGCCAACGCACTGCCGCTCTGAACTATGAAATTGAATTGCTCAGGCTGGAACTCAAAAATACTGAAGGTGAAAATCGCAAACTCGCCCGCTCCCTCCGAAAATTCATTTTTGAACAGGTGCCTCCTGCTAATGGCCAGCCTGCCAAACTCTATCTGACCAACCAGGTACCTGCAGGCGAAAAAACCGATGGGTATCGCTGGCGCATCAAGAAGTTCAGCAAAGGTGAACTCAAACTGGTTGGAGGCGGTGAAGTCGTGGGGGCTATTCCGGCTGGCCTTCCGCAGTTAAGCATGCCCAGTTTCAGCTGGGACATGATGTCGACACTGTTTTCCGGCGCGCTGGTGATTTCTCTGGTGGGCTTCATGGAAGCGATTTCCATCGCCAAGGCGATGGCTGCCAAGACCAAAGATCGCATAGACCCGAATCAGGAACTGATCGGCCAGGGTCTCGGGAATATCATCGGCAGTTTCAGCCAGGCTTTTCCGGCCAGTGGCTCATTTTCGCGTTCGGCAGTCAACCTGAATGCCGGCGCCCAAACCGGCATGTCTTCGGTATTTTCCGGCATCATCGTGCTGGTTACTCTGCTGTTCCTGACACCGCTACTGTATCACCTGCCTCAGGCGGTATTGGCGGCTGTAATCATGATGGCAGTCATTGGCTTGGTTAATTTCAAGGCAATCAAACACGCCTGGCAGACTCACAAACACGATGGAATTGCCTCAGCGGTCACATTCTTAGCCACGCTGGCTTTTGCGCCTCATCTCGACAACGGCATTATGGTCGGCGCAGGCTTGTCCATCATCCTGTATCTGTATCGCACCATGTCACCCCGTGTTGCTATTCTGGGTCGCTATCAGGACGGCACGCTACGCGACGCAAAAGCAAACAATTTGCCGGTCAGCGATTACATCATCGCCATCCGCTATGACGGTTCGCTGTATTTCGCCAACGTACCCTATTTCGAAGACACCCTTCTGGAGGCTGTCTCCAAAAGCCCTTGCGCCAAACACCTGCTGATCGTGTCAAATGGCATCAACCAGCTTGACGCTTCGGGCGATGAAGTTATCCACCACATGGTGGAAAGATTTCGCTCCAATGGCATCAGGGTGGTTTTCAGCGGCCTGAAAAAACAAGTCCTCAACGTCATGCAGCACTCCGGTCTGTTTGTGTATATTGGACAAGAAAATATTTTTCCCGACGAGGACAAGGCACTCGATTCAATTTACGCCGAGGTACTCGAAACCGATCCCAATGCACAATGCCGTCTGATGAAGGATCATCATATCGGCGGTGCCGATGGGGTGAAAACCTGGCTATAA
- the hyfB gene encoding hydrogenase 4 subunit B, whose amino-acid sequence MIFATLLPIDVTLGVIVYWLLLGLAGLLLQNGRAITKFIFPAGALGSLILAAAALGSLGGAVNVAVLPLGLPDLPFHLRLDALSAFFLLLLGASSIGISLYSAGYFRDMKGITLGLLCLEYHVFLASMALVLMADDAYMFMVAWETMALSSYFLVTTDHKVPEIRQAGFIYLLVAHVGAIAILMCFGVMQGGHGDFTFAAMRDAHLTEFWSSVTFLLALFGFGAKAGILPLHIWLPEAHPAAPSPVSALMSGIMLKTAIYGILRVSLDLLDAHIWWWGVLALTLGLFTALFGVIFAAVQTDMKRLLAYSSIENIGIILVGIGLALTFHAFGMDALSALALTATLYHALNHAFMKGLLFIGTGAVLHATGERNLGKLGGLIHQMPKLALLMLVGALAIAGLPPLNGFVSEWLLLQAFLLSPGLPHSYLNMLIPVAAAALVLASALSGYVMVKFYGVIFLGQPREKTLHEAHDIGMFERLGLTWLALGCILLGVFPVFVILLIDPVTQMLLGQTLGSTAAQTGWLLLTPIQPERASYSPLILFLIIVVGVVFTTFAVKKFYHGRLRRGPAWDCGFPEQTARMQDTAEGFGQPIRQIFEPFLGVTRIVPSPFDKKPHYHGESRDRLWDLLYLPIARVTEIISVMVGKLQHGRIHVYLLYSFVTLLALLAFIR is encoded by the coding sequence GTGATATTTGCAACCCTGCTGCCCATAGACGTCACCTTAGGTGTCATCGTCTATTGGTTGCTACTGGGCTTGGCAGGACTGCTCCTGCAAAACGGCCGCGCCATCACGAAATTTATTTTTCCAGCAGGCGCGCTGGGCTCACTGATTCTGGCGGCCGCCGCTTTGGGTAGTTTGGGCGGCGCCGTCAATGTTGCGGTTTTACCGCTCGGCCTGCCCGACCTGCCCTTCCATTTGCGTCTGGATGCTCTGTCCGCATTTTTCCTGCTACTGCTCGGCGCTTCCAGCATCGGAATTTCGCTTTATTCGGCGGGCTATTTCCGCGACATGAAGGGAATCACTCTCGGACTGTTGTGCCTGGAATACCACGTCTTCCTCGCCAGCATGGCCCTGGTTCTGATGGCGGATGATGCTTATATGTTCATGGTGGCATGGGAAACCATGGCGCTGTCCTCCTATTTCCTGGTCACCACCGACCACAAAGTGCCGGAAATTCGCCAAGCGGGCTTCATCTACCTGCTGGTCGCCCACGTTGGTGCTATCGCTATCCTGATGTGCTTTGGCGTAATGCAGGGTGGCCACGGCGATTTCACCTTCGCCGCCATGCGCGATGCGCACCTGACCGAATTCTGGTCCAGCGTCACTTTCCTGCTCGCCCTGTTCGGCTTCGGCGCTAAGGCAGGCATCCTGCCCCTCCACATCTGGCTGCCGGAAGCACACCCTGCCGCCCCTTCCCCGGTTTCGGCGCTGATGAGTGGCATCATGCTGAAAACCGCAATTTACGGCATCCTGCGGGTTTCTCTCGACCTTCTCGATGCACACATCTGGTGGTGGGGCGTGCTGGCCCTGACGCTGGGCCTGTTCACCGCACTGTTCGGTGTGATCTTCGCCGCCGTACAGACGGACATGAAACGCCTGCTCGCCTACTCCTCGATCGAAAACATCGGCATTATTCTTGTTGGCATCGGCCTCGCCCTCACCTTTCACGCCTTTGGCATGGATGCGCTGTCAGCACTGGCGCTCACCGCAACCTTGTATCACGCCCTCAACCACGCGTTCATGAAGGGCCTGCTGTTCATCGGTACCGGGGCGGTGCTGCACGCCACCGGAGAACGAAATCTCGGCAAACTGGGAGGGCTCATCCATCAAATGCCGAAACTGGCGCTGCTGATGCTGGTGGGTGCTCTCGCGATTGCCGGACTGCCCCCGCTCAACGGCTTTGTATCCGAATGGCTGCTGCTACAGGCTTTCCTGCTCTCACCGGGGCTGCCTCATTCCTATCTCAACATGCTAATTCCAGTCGCTGCGGCCGCGCTGGTCCTGGCTTCGGCGCTGTCCGGCTATGTCATGGTCAAATTCTACGGGGTGATTTTCCTTGGGCAGCCGCGCGAAAAGACACTGCACGAGGCCCACGACATTGGCATGTTTGAACGACTGGGTCTGACCTGGCTTGCCCTGGGCTGCATTCTGCTGGGGGTGTTCCCGGTATTCGTCATCCTGCTTATCGACCCCGTCACCCAAATGCTGCTTGGCCAGACCCTTGGAAGCACCGCCGCACAGACCGGCTGGCTGTTGCTCACTCCGATCCAGCCCGAACGTGCCAGCTACAGCCCGCTAATCCTGTTCCTGATCATTGTCGTCGGTGTCGTTTTCACGACTTTCGCGGTGAAGAAGTTCTATCATGGCCGCCTGCGCCGCGGCCCGGCCTGGGACTGCGGCTTTCCTGAGCAGACGGCACGAATGCAAGATACCGCCGAAGGTTTTGGCCAGCCTATCCGCCAGATTTTCGAGCCCTTCCTCGGAGTGACCCGCATCGTCCCATCCCCTTTCGACAAAAAGCCCCACTATCACGGTGAATCGCGCGACCGCCTGTGGGACCTGCTATACCTGCCGATCGCCCGAGTCACCGAAATAATCTCCGTCATGGTTGGCAAACTCCAGCACGGCCGCATCCATGTTTACCTGCTGTATAGTTTTGTCACCCTGCTCGCGCTACTGGCGTTTATCCGATGA
- a CDS encoding respiratory chain complex I subunit 1 family protein: MNGILLQLFQDTLVVLIAPLLLGWVNQCRAWLQNRSGPGVLRPYLNMVKLFHKDAVLAHNASPMFRFHPYILFACMWLAASLVPVIATDLPLSPAVDVIALVGIFALARVFVSLAAMDIGTSFGTLGARREMLVGFLAEPALLMVFFTAAAISHSTSLTTIVETLAHKQFVIHPSLAFAAVAFIMVLLAENARIPVDNPSTHLELTMIHEAMILEYSARHLALIEWASALKLLAFTTIGIALFMPWGIAEAGNLSALPLALVALFIKLMAAGAGLALLETVSAKMRIFRVPEFMGTAFLLAVLGLLVHFLHGN; the protein is encoded by the coding sequence ATGAACGGCATACTTTTACAACTCTTTCAGGACACGCTGGTAGTGTTGATCGCACCCCTGCTTCTAGGCTGGGTCAATCAGTGCCGAGCCTGGCTGCAGAATCGCAGCGGCCCTGGCGTGCTGCGGCCTTACCTGAACATGGTGAAGCTGTTTCACAAGGATGCGGTGCTGGCGCACAATGCCTCGCCGATGTTCCGCTTCCACCCTTATATCCTGTTTGCCTGTATGTGGCTGGCGGCATCCCTGGTACCAGTGATCGCGACCGACCTGCCTCTCTCCCCGGCAGTGGACGTGATCGCGCTGGTTGGCATTTTCGCCCTGGCGCGCGTCTTCGTCTCCCTGGCGGCCATGGATATCGGCACCTCATTCGGCACGCTCGGCGCACGGCGCGAAATGCTGGTTGGCTTCCTTGCCGAGCCGGCACTACTGATGGTGTTTTTCACCGCTGCCGCAATCAGCCACTCCACCTCGCTTACCACCATCGTCGAGACCCTCGCGCACAAACAGTTCGTCATCCATCCCAGCCTGGCCTTCGCCGCCGTCGCCTTCATCATGGTGCTGCTGGCAGAAAACGCGCGCATCCCGGTGGACAACCCCTCCACCCACCTCGAACTGACCATGATCCACGAGGCCATGATTCTGGAATACTCTGCCCGCCACCTTGCCCTGATCGAATGGGCGAGTGCACTCAAGCTCCTTGCATTCACTACCATCGGCATCGCTCTGTTCATGCCATGGGGAATCGCCGAAGCCGGCAACTTGAGCGCGCTACCACTTGCCTTGGTTGCCTTGTTCATCAAGCTGATGGCGGCAGGAGCCGGCCTGGCGCTGCTCGAGACCGTCTCCGCCAAGATGCGCATCTTCCGTGTACCGGAATTCATGGGTACGGCCTTTCTGCTGGCCGTTTTGGGTCTGCTCGTCCATTTCCTGCATGGAAACTGA